A part of Rhinoderma darwinii isolate aRhiDar2 chromosome 1, aRhiDar2.hap1, whole genome shotgun sequence genomic DNA contains:
- the NDUFA13 gene encoding NADH dehydrogenase [ubiquinone] 1 alpha subcomplex subunit 13: protein MAASKVKQDMPPPGGYGPVDYKRNLPRRGFSGYTMFAVGIGVMIFGYWRIGTWNRERRRLYIEDLETRVALLPLFQAESDRRILRVMRENLEQEAIIMKDVPGWKVGESVFNTDRWVAPTLNELYNLRPRKELIKAGSDFQWYV, encoded by the exons ATGGCGGCGTCCAAGGTGAAGCAGGACATGCCCCCTCCCGGTGGATATGGGCCGGTGGATTATAAGAGGAACCTTCCTCGTCGTGGTTTCAGCG gcTACACCATGTTTGCTGTTGGGATTGGTGTCATGATATTTGGATACTGGAGAATTGGCACTTGGAACAGGGAAAGACG ACGGCTCTATATTGAAGATTTAGAGACTCGTGTAGCATTGCTTCCACTCTTCCAGGCAGAGTCCGATCGAAG GATATTACGAGTTATGCGAGAGAACTTGGAGCAAGAGGCCATTATCATGAAAGATGTTCCAGGCTGGAAG GTTGGAGAATCTGTCTTTAACACGGACCGCTGGGTGGCTCCCACACTAAATGAACTTTACAACCTCCGTCCACGGAAGGAACTGATTAAGGCAGGTTCTGACTTCCAGTGGTATGTTTGA
- the TSSK6 gene encoding testis-specific serine/threonine-protein kinase 6, with protein sequence MSSVDLLLRGLGYNTLCTIGEGAYSKVKMATSIKYNCKVAIKVMDKRKFPAEYTMKFLPRELDILRKVRHPNIITAFEFIEISNGLHFTVMELCLTDLLQLLQNTGRLPDEKASSLFKQISKAIKYLHEHHVAHRDLKCENILITSDHNAKIADFSFGIMFPNGLNLCTTYCGSAAYASPEVLQCIPYDPKKYDIWSLGVILYIMVIGKMPFEESNLSALPKIQQEGVMFPEAVEVDAKCKSLIKEILQYNPNDRPDIFTLLNRDWLLAA encoded by the exons ATGTCCTCTGTTGATCTTCTGCTAAGGGGCTTGGGTTACAATACATTATGTACCATTGGTGAAGGAGCCTATTCAAaggtcaaaatggcaacatcaatCAAATATAACTGCAAAGTGGCTATTAAGGTCATGGACAAGAGAAAGTTCCCAGCTGAATACACTATGAAATTTCTACCCCGTGAGCTGGATATTTTGAGGAAGGTTCGACATCCCAATATCATAACTGCGTTTGAGTTTATTGAGATAAGTAATGGACTACATTTTACAGTAATGGAATTGTGTCTCACGGACCTCCTGCAGTTATTACAGAATACAGGACGGTTGCCAGATGAAAAGGCCAGTAGTCTATTCAAGCAGATCTCCAAGGCCATCAAGTATCTGCATGAGCATCATGTGGCACACAGAGATTTAAAGTGTGAGAACATACTTATTACATCAGATCACAATGCCAAGATCGCAGACTTCAGCTTTGGAATAATGTTCCCGAATGGCTTAAACCTGTGTACCACTTACTGTGGATCTGCTGCATATGCTTCTCCAGAG GTGCTGCAGTGTATTCCTTATGACCCAAAGAAGTATGACATTTGGAGCCTGGGAGTGATCCTCTACATAATGGTAATTGGAAAAATGCCGTTTGAAGAATCTAACCTGAGTGCACTGCCAAAAATTCAGCAGGAAGGAGTGATGTTTCCCGAAGCTGTAGAAGTGGATGCAAAATGCAAAAGTCTTATCAAAGAAATCCTGCAGTACAACCCTAATGATCGTCCTGATATCTTTACACTATTGAACAGAGACTGGCTACTGGCAGCATAA